ACTGCTCGAGCTTGCGCCGACCTGACTCGCCCTCCTTGCGCATCTCTTCGACCTGTTTGCTCACCATGCCGAGGAGCTGCATGATGATGCTCGCCGAGATGTAGGGCATGATGCCCAAGGCGAAGATCGACAGGTTCTCGAGGGCGCCGCCGCTGAACAGGTTGAAGAGCCCGAGCAGGCCACCCTGCCCACTGACGATGCTCTTCATCACCGCACGGTCCACCCCGGGCGTCGTGATGAACACACCCACGCGATAGATCGCGATGATCATCAGCGTGAAGAGCAAGCGCCGGCGGAGCTCCGGCACCTTCGTAATGTTAGAGAATCCGCGAACGACTGCCATGCGGCGGCTTCACCTTCCGGCGCCGGGGTTACCGGCAGCGTGAGCGGGAGTCATAAACATCGTTCGGGACTGGGGCCAGAGCTGGGACCAATTTGACGACTGAGGCCTCAGCTCTCGGCAGCCGCCGGCGGCGCCGACGATGCCAAGACGACGACCTTGCCACCGGCCTTTTCGATCTTCTCCTGGGCCGACTTGCTGAAGGCGTGAGCGCTGACCGTCAGCGCCTTCTCGAGGTTGCCCTCACCCAGGATCTTGATGCGGACGTCGCGGCCCTGAACCAGGCGCGCGGTGCGCAGCGCAGCCTCGTCCACGACCATGCCCGTTTCGAAGCGATCGAGCGCCGAGACGTTGATGGCCACCGTGTAGACCGGGAACGGCACGTTGAAGCCGCGCTTGGGCATACGACGCTGGATCGGGGTCTGCCCGCCCTGGAAGTGGGTCTTGCCGAAATCACCGCCGTGCCGGGCCTTCTGGCCCTTCTGGCCGCGTCCTGCGGTCTTGCCCAGACCCGAGCCAATGCCGCGTCCAAGACGCTTCTCGCGGGTGCGGGAGCCAGGCGGCGGCGCCAGGCGTGAAAGGATGTCACTCATGACTTCTTCTCCTGCACGTCGACGAGATGGAGAACCTTCTTCACCATGCCGCGGAACGAGGGGGTGTTGTCGACGACGACCGTGGAGCCCGGTCCTCGGAGACCGAGGCCCTTGAGCACGGCGC
This sequence is a window from Myxococcales bacterium. Protein-coding genes within it:
- the rplO gene encoding 50S ribosomal protein L15; this encodes MSDILSRLAPPPGSRTREKRLGRGIGSGLGKTAGRGQKGQKARHGGDFGKTHFQGGQTPIQRRMPKRGFNVPFPVYTVAINVSALDRFETGMVVDEAALRTARLVQGRDVRIKILGEGNLEKALTVSAHAFSKSAQEKIEKAGGKVVVLASSAPPAAAES
- the rpmD gene encoding 50S ribosomal protein L30; this translates as MTTKLEVRQRVSVSNRPHPQRAVLKGLGLRGPGSTVVVDNTPSFRGMVKKVLHLVDVQEKKS